TAACTTCGGCGACTGCTTTGCCTATGCATTGGCTAAGCAGAATGCGGCTAAGGGGGCTTGCCCCTGCGTCATAGTGGCCTAGTCATTCACCGGGGTGGACCACTGGCTACACTCCGTCACAACCCTAGTTGCCCTTGCTGGCCCGTAGAGGCCGGAAGCCATTCTGCATGGCGCTTGGGGGAAGTGTCTTGGAAAACAACTCGTCGCGATCTCTGTTGGTAAACAACGGTTTATTGCTGCTCGCGCTTGTGACATTTTCTGCTGCAGTGTTCTTTGATGTGAGCATTCAGTTTAGAAGCTTGTCGAGCGTCACATTCGGATTGATTTCTTTTCCGATCGTCTTCGTCATTATCAATATCCGCGCTCTTAACCGGAGATATCCGCTCGATGGGAGAACGCGTGGAGGAGAGACGACGGCAAGGCGCGGCGTCGGAGACCGTGATCTTCGGTAAGCGGGGGGATGAGAGATGTCACGCCACAGGAGGCATTGGGGGGTGTCTTAAGGGAAAGCCGTCGTTACAACTTAATGCCGCCGTCGAGCGCATCATTCTTGGTGCTTCGAAGCCGATCATCGAATGTTCGATGTGCGGTCACCCGCCTCAGGTGAACGGCAGCGAAGCCGTAAAGTGACTTTTGACGCCATCCGCACCCGCCCGGAAACCGGAGCTTGCGCGAACAGAGACCGACTCAGAACGCCATTGCTTCTTTACCCAAAATAGAAAGGTGCGTTACCGTGTCGCTGACCCACCGGCAGGACGGCCTGCCCGGCATTCACAAAGCGAGATGCCCCATGTTCGACGAATTCGGTTTTGCAGAGAACGATGACACGGCGTCATCCTTGCTCGACACATTTGTATACTGCAGTCGCGCCGCCGAAGGAGTCGATGACGTTGAGGTTGGTCGCATTATCGAGTTGTCCAAACACCGTAATGTCACCCGGGAGATCACTGGGGTGCTCGTTTTTGGCAGCGGCGTCTTCTTCCAGTGGATTGAGGGACCACCCGCACAGGTGGAGACCCTGATTGCAAGCCTTCATGGCGATCCGCGCCATTACGATATCGTCACCCTGGATCGGAGCGCAGAGAAGCGCGAGCGTCTGTATCCAGATTGGGAAATGGAGCGCGTCGGAGCCGACGACATCCGCGTGGTCTTGCAAGACGCACTTGGGAGCGCCGAAGACAAGAATGACATCGCGGCACTGAGGCGTATTCTTGGGCACCTGGATACGGAGTCGCTAGCGACGCTGGGGCGGCGTTAAGCGGCCCGAGGGCGGCGCAGCCTCGATACAGCCTATTTGAATGTGTTGGGAAGATGGATGATCTCGAGTGGCCGAGATGTAACGAATGGCCAGCAATCATATGATCCCCGCCGGAATAGGCAGTCCAGCTAGGCTCCGGATCATCGACGACGGCATGGGCATCGAAGTTGTGACGGACGACGCCGGATCACAGAGCGCCTGGTATTCCTCGCATGGGAACGGTCGAAACGGTGCCTCCTGTGACGGGGCTGTGTGGCGACAATGCCTCGGGCCGATTATCCAGATCCCGCTAAGACCGGCTCGCTCCACGTCACGTTAGACGAAGTTTCCGTCAACTCACCGACGATCAGCCGTTCCCATAGAACAGTAAACGAGACGGATCTCCCTCCCGAAGAGAAAACTCAAACCGAGCATATTTGAAGAATTGCCGGCCGAGGATGACGCGAAACGGTTGCTCCAGGCCAACCATGTCGCATGCCACGACTTCCTGCCTAAAGGTGAAGCGGTCGCCAGTAATATGGACATAGATGTCATGCAGGCTCGTTCCGTCAGCTTTCCCGGCGACTTCTCGTATTTTGGGTGCCTGGTGCTTTTCGATCAGACTGCGATCGACGTAAAATTGGTCCGCTCCAGTATCGAGTAGAGCCCACGTTGGACTGGCGGGAATGTCTGCGCCTGGTCCTCGCTCATAGACTGCAAAAACTGCGACCCGAATGCATGGACTGCCCCGGACATAGTCATCAGTCGGCATACCGTCATCGCCGAGGAAAGTGATCGGTATCTCAACCGGCATAAGGGTCTTCCCGCTTATCGATCCGATGAAATCACGCGGTAGCGGCTGAGCCGAAACCGTCAAAATCATCGGATTACATAATTCACCACTGGAATCCGCTCGGGGCGCGGCTCGACGTATCCATGATATTCACCTTCCGCGCATCGATCATCGTGTTCGCGCCGTTGTATCTCATTTGCAGTCGAGCGAACTGCGAAATCCAGCCACAGCTGATCAGCCCTGAGGCGAGTTGTCGTTCCCCTTGATACGCGCTCGCAACTGGCCAAGGCTGGGAATATTGGTCTGGCTATCGGATTGATGTTCCGCTCGTTGAATGGCCCGTAATGCGTCCCCAGAAGCTGCTTGAACTTCACCAGATCGGCGTTGAGTTCCGCGTCGCTCAGGCTGCGCGAAGCCATGATCAGAAAGGCGACCCAATCTTGCGGCGGTGGCTCTTTTCCAGGAAGGGCTGCGGCGCGGCGTCACTCAACGGCCATCTGCTGTGCCGACCGCTCCATCAGGCTCCGATGTGCCTTCATCAGG
This portion of the Rhizobium sp. EC-SD404 genome encodes:
- a CDS encoding BLUF domain-containing protein, translating into MFDEFGFAENDDTASSLLDTFVYCSRAAEGVDDVEVGRIIELSKHRNVTREITGVLVFGSGVFFQWIEGPPAQVETLIASLHGDPRHYDIVTLDRSAEKRERLYPDWEMERVGADDIRVVLQDALGSAEDKNDIAALRRILGHLDTESLATLGRR